TTGAAGAAGCTATTGATCGTTTCTCAAAAGAGATTGAAACATTAGGATTTAGAATAGAAATGGGTAAAGTACAAAAACCTCATTATGTGGATAAAAATGATCCATTTGTTCAAAAATTAGTGACTGCATACAGAAACCAAACTGGAGATATGACAGAACCGTATACAATTGGTGGCGGTACTTACGCAAGAAACTTAGACAAAGGTGTCGCTTTTGGTGCTATGTTTAGCGACTCTGAAGACTTAATGCATCAGAAAAACGAATACATCACGAAAAAACAACTATTTAATGCAACGAGTATTTATCTCGAGGCGATATACTCATTATGTGTGGAGGGATAATTTATGACAAAAGTTTTTATTAATGGTGAATTCCTAGAACAAGAAGAAGCAAAGGTATCATATGAAGATAGAGGATATGTGTTTGGTGACGGTATCTATGAATACATTCGTGCATACGAAGGTAAGTTATTTACAATTAAAGAACATTTTGAAAGATTTTTAAGAAGTGCTAATGAAATTGGATTAGATCTGAATTATACAGTCGATGAATTAATCGAATTAGTGCGTAAATTATTAGAGGTTAACGGTGTTAAAAATGGAGGGATTTATATTCAAGCAACACGTGGTGCATCACCACGAGAACATTCTTTTCCAACACCACCGGTAAAACCTGTATTGATGGCATTTACAAAGAGTTATGATAGACCGTTCGACGATTTAGAAAAAGGTGTCTATGCTGTTACAACAGAAGATATTCGTTGGTTACGTTGTGACATTAAAAGTTTAAATCTTTTAGGGAACGTTTTAGCTAAAGAATTTGCTGTGAAATATAATGCTAGTGAAGCTATTCAACATCGCGGTGACACTGTTACAGAAGGTGCTTCAAGTAACGTCTATGCTATCAAAGATGGAAAAGTGTACACGCATCCTGTGAATAACTTTATTTTGAATGGTATTACAAGAAAAGTTATTAAATGGATTTCTGAAGATAAAAATATTCCATTTATTGAAGAAACGTTTACTGTTGATTTCCTAAAAAATGCAGATGAAGTGATCATTTCTAGTACATCAGCT
The DNA window shown above is from Staphylococcus sp. M0911 and carries:
- the dat gene encoding D-amino-acid transaminase; the protein is MTKVFINGEFLEQEEAKVSYEDRGYVFGDGIYEYIRAYEGKLFTIKEHFERFLRSANEIGLDLNYTVDELIELVRKLLEVNGVKNGGIYIQATRGASPREHSFPTPPVKPVLMAFTKSYDRPFDDLEKGVYAVTTEDIRWLRCDIKSLNLLGNVLAKEFAVKYNASEAIQHRGDTVTEGASSNVYAIKDGKVYTHPVNNFILNGITRKVIKWISEDKNIPFIEETFTVDFLKNADEVIISSTSAEVMPVVKIDGEDVGNGNVGEVTRQLQDGFNEYIKTHSL